One genomic window of Microbacterium testaceum StLB037 includes the following:
- a CDS encoding Asp23/Gls24 family envelope stress response protein, whose product MATPTTPATPTTATKDGGSTVIVDAVVAKVAGIAAAEVPGVHALGGGAARVIGNIRQAVGAKDYAQGVSVEVGETEVAADIAIQVDYPEQLQRVASNVRAAVHQAITELVGMKVAEINVTVVDVYIPGDDDEDTADDTRVN is encoded by the coding sequence ATGGCTACCCCCACCACCCCCGCCACCCCCACCACCGCCACGAAGGACGGCGGCTCGACCGTCATCGTCGACGCCGTCGTCGCCAAGGTCGCCGGCATCGCCGCGGCCGAGGTCCCGGGCGTCCACGCTCTCGGCGGGGGCGCAGCCCGCGTGATCGGCAACATCCGCCAGGCTGTCGGCGCCAAGGACTACGCCCAGGGCGTGAGCGTCGAGGTGGGCGAGACCGAGGTCGCCGCCGACATCGCGATCCAGGTCGACTACCCGGAGCAGCTGCAGCGGGTGGCCTCGAACGTCCGCGCGGCGGTGCACCAGGCCATCACCGAGCTCGTCGGCATGAAGGTCGCCGAGATCAACGTGACCGTCGTCGACGTCTACATCCCGGGCGATGACGACGAGGACACCGCGGACGACACGCGCGTCAACTGA
- a CDS encoding sensor histidine kinase produces MSDDKPGLRAARLVIIRASAFLILVVAVVNAGFLSQGQQQGFPLWYTSLGSASGAFTIAVGLLAPLLRPRALRLGAAGALGMYVVFVALFPLAAHVGHVERMPWLLTASSAAVAAALVAGGVRWGWATVLFGATAGVFFRLGFGGFDVDGVINDVHAALTASVICVLGGYVLSVGAGLDEAAAVRRAAGSREYAERGRLAARTRAAALVHDEALATLALAASPLPVPRDRLAAQARHAADMLTRLVDDEAGDTASFEAALRTEAHAHDAQCVSAGASVPPLPGAVHEAFVGAVRQALDNSRRHAGGAQRVVSVRASDGTVEVVVADNGAGFDPSRIGDDRLGVRQSIVGRMDRIPGGQGRVESAPGEGTRVVLSYTPEPGVEVAALGDRRSLRRGAALVGVGFVVLQIVCAIAMTVATPSSWPRQVAILVVVVVAAEALRRSPGLVPSRGRTVVVVAAAVLGALLTVVAAPTTYGDLWPVVALAFLLVGLALRGRFGIALAAAAVVAAVVIGGGVADGTPVGQIIALTARPALIVVIATVMLLTVRRMQRRIAALHQQAVAAEEQESWSRGARAELRERTDELARTVVPLLSRIGEGQPASADDRHEYAALEGALRDGLRAGSLSREPLRGAVAAARGRGVDVLLLDDSDQSLPEAEIRAVVAWMVDAIAQAQRSVVGRLLPPGRQAVASVTVDGHALVFDSTDQGSVTSFHGE; encoded by the coding sequence GTGTCTGACGACAAGCCCGGCCTCCGCGCCGCTCGCCTCGTCATCATCCGGGCGTCGGCGTTCCTGATCCTCGTGGTCGCGGTGGTCAACGCGGGCTTCCTCAGCCAGGGACAGCAGCAGGGGTTCCCCCTCTGGTACACGTCCCTCGGCTCGGCCTCGGGCGCGTTCACCATCGCCGTCGGCCTGCTCGCCCCGCTACTCCGCCCCCGCGCCCTGCGTCTCGGAGCAGCCGGTGCCCTGGGAATGTACGTCGTCTTCGTCGCCCTGTTCCCGCTCGCGGCGCACGTCGGTCACGTGGAACGGATGCCGTGGCTGTTGACCGCGTCGAGCGCCGCGGTCGCGGCCGCCCTCGTCGCCGGCGGGGTGAGGTGGGGGTGGGCCACCGTCCTCTTCGGCGCGACCGCGGGGGTGTTCTTCCGGCTGGGGTTCGGGGGCTTCGACGTCGACGGGGTCATCAACGACGTCCACGCGGCGCTCACGGCATCCGTCATCTGCGTCCTGGGGGGATACGTCCTCTCGGTCGGGGCGGGCCTCGACGAGGCTGCGGCCGTGCGCCGCGCGGCCGGCTCCCGCGAGTACGCGGAGCGGGGACGGCTGGCCGCACGCACCCGCGCGGCGGCTCTCGTGCACGACGAGGCCCTCGCCACGCTCGCGCTCGCCGCGTCGCCGCTCCCCGTGCCGAGGGACCGGCTGGCTGCTCAGGCGCGACACGCCGCGGACATGCTCACCCGCCTCGTCGACGACGAAGCCGGCGACACCGCGTCCTTCGAGGCGGCGCTCCGCACGGAAGCCCACGCCCACGACGCGCAGTGCGTATCGGCCGGGGCGAGCGTGCCGCCGCTCCCCGGCGCCGTCCACGAGGCGTTCGTCGGGGCGGTGCGCCAAGCCCTCGACAACTCCCGGCGGCACGCGGGCGGGGCGCAGCGAGTGGTGAGCGTGCGGGCGAGCGACGGGACGGTCGAGGTGGTGGTCGCCGACAACGGTGCCGGCTTCGATCCGTCGCGCATCGGAGACGACCGGCTCGGCGTGCGGCAGAGCATCGTGGGTCGCATGGACCGCATCCCCGGCGGACAGGGACGCGTGGAGTCCGCACCGGGGGAGGGCACACGCGTCGTGCTGTCCTACACGCCCGAGCCCGGGGTGGAGGTGGCCGCGCTCGGCGACCGTCGGTCGCTCCGCCGCGGAGCGGCCCTCGTCGGCGTGGGGTTCGTCGTGCTCCAGATCGTCTGCGCGATCGCCATGACGGTCGCGACGCCGTCGTCGTGGCCGCGTCAGGTCGCGATCCTCGTGGTCGTGGTCGTCGCGGCCGAAGCTCTGCGACGCTCGCCCGGTCTCGTGCCCTCCCGAGGGCGGACCGTCGTCGTCGTCGCGGCCGCGGTGCTGGGGGCGCTCCTCACGGTCGTCGCGGCCCCGACGACCTACGGCGACCTGTGGCCGGTCGTCGCGCTCGCGTTCCTCCTCGTGGGACTCGCCCTCCGGGGCCGGTTCGGCATCGCGCTCGCCGCGGCGGCGGTCGTGGCCGCGGTGGTCATCGGCGGCGGCGTCGCCGACGGCACCCCGGTCGGCCAGATCATCGCCTTGACGGCCCGCCCCGCGCTCATCGTCGTCATCGCGACCGTGATGCTCCTGACCGTCCGCCGGATGCAACGGCGTATCGCCGCGCTTCACCAGCAGGCCGTGGCGGCGGAGGAACAGGAGAGCTGGTCGCGCGGCGCGCGAGCGGAGCTGCGGGAGCGGACCGACGAGCTCGCTCGAACCGTGGTGCCGCTGCTGTCCCGGATCGGCGAGGGGCAGCCCGCGTCCGCCGACGACCGGCACGAGTACGCCGCACTCGAGGGGGCGCTGCGCGACGGATTACGCGCGGGATCCCTCTCCCGCGAACCCCTGCGCGGCGCGGTCGCCGCGGCGCGCGGTCGCGGGGTCGACGTCCTTCTGCTCGACGACAGCGATCAGAGCCTGCCCGAGGCCGAGATCCGCGCCGTCGTGGCCTGGATGGTCGACGCGATCGCCCAGGCGCAGCGGAGCGTGGTCGGTCGACTCCTCCCACCGGGTCGGCAGGCGGTGGCCAGCGTCACCGTCGACGGTCACGCGCTTGTCTTCGACAGCACGGATCAGGGCTCCGTCACGAGCTTCCACGGCGAGTAG
- a CDS encoding cryptochrome/photolyase family protein, translated as MPSPSVVWFRDDLRLTDNPALRAALDREEPIVALYLLDEESDGVRSIGGAARWWLHGSLASLGERLEERGGRLVLRRGRAAEVVPAVVEEVGAGAVFWNRRYGGVEREIDAGIKEKLRGDGVTVASFAANLLYEPWTVRTQADKPYGVYSPFARAVQKLPAPRPPMPEARKVPGFDGHVDGDDLAAWDLLPTKPDWAGGLRETWEPGEPAGKARLKEFLDDDLGDYSKYRDEFAGGATSNLSPRLRWGELSPYEVWHETIAHRGSGEHAQSASGFLSELVWREFAWHVTYHSPDIATVNWRRNFDAFPWPRLNRAHLETWQQGKTGVAVVDAGMRQLWHTGVMHNRVRMVTASFLIKNLLIDWRHGEQWFWDCLVDADAASNPFNWQWVAGSGADAAPYFRVFNPDTQRKKFDPHDAYVREWAPEYLGENPPEPMVDLGETRKRALDAYAEVRHGG; from the coding sequence ATGCCATCGCCCTCCGTCGTGTGGTTCCGCGACGACCTTCGACTCACCGACAACCCGGCGCTGCGCGCCGCGCTCGACCGCGAGGAGCCGATCGTGGCGCTGTACCTCCTCGACGAGGAGTCGGACGGCGTCCGCTCGATCGGCGGGGCGGCGCGCTGGTGGTTGCACGGGTCTTTGGCATCCCTCGGCGAACGCCTCGAGGAGCGGGGCGGCCGACTCGTGCTGCGGCGGGGCCGAGCGGCCGAGGTCGTTCCCGCGGTGGTCGAAGAGGTGGGCGCGGGGGCGGTGTTCTGGAACCGGCGCTACGGCGGGGTCGAACGCGAGATCGACGCGGGCATCAAGGAGAAGCTGCGGGGCGACGGGGTGACCGTCGCGTCGTTCGCGGCGAACCTGCTGTACGAACCGTGGACGGTGCGCACCCAGGCCGACAAGCCCTATGGGGTCTACAGCCCGTTCGCCCGGGCGGTGCAGAAGCTTCCTGCGCCGCGTCCGCCGATGCCGGAGGCGCGCAAGGTTCCGGGCTTCGACGGACACGTCGACGGCGACGACCTCGCCGCATGGGACCTGCTGCCCACGAAACCCGACTGGGCCGGCGGCCTCCGCGAGACGTGGGAGCCGGGCGAGCCCGCGGGGAAGGCGCGCCTGAAGGAGTTCCTCGACGACGACCTCGGCGACTACTCGAAATACCGCGACGAGTTCGCCGGCGGGGCGACCTCGAACCTCTCTCCGCGCCTGCGCTGGGGAGAGCTGAGCCCCTACGAGGTGTGGCACGAGACGATCGCGCACCGCGGTTCGGGCGAGCATGCGCAAAGCGCGAGCGGTTTCCTCTCCGAACTCGTCTGGCGCGAGTTCGCCTGGCACGTGACCTACCACTCCCCCGACATCGCCACGGTGAACTGGCGGCGGAACTTCGACGCGTTCCCGTGGCCGAGGCTGAACCGCGCGCACCTCGAGACCTGGCAGCAGGGCAAGACGGGCGTCGCCGTCGTGGATGCCGGGATGCGTCAGCTCTGGCACACCGGGGTCATGCACAACCGCGTGCGCATGGTCACGGCATCCTTCCTCATCAAGAACCTGCTCATCGACTGGCGCCACGGCGAGCAGTGGTTCTGGGACTGCCTGGTGGATGCGGATGCCGCGAGCAACCCGTTCAACTGGCAGTGGGTCGCGGGATCCGGGGCGGATGCCGCCCCGTACTTCCGCGTGTTCAACCCGGACACGCAGCGCAAGAAGTTCGACCCGCACGACGCGTACGTGCGGGAGTGGGCGCCGGAGTACCTCGGCGAGAACCCTCCCGAGCCGATGGTCGACCTCGGCGAGACGCGCAAGCGCGCTCTCGACGCCTACGCCGAGGTCCGGCACGGCGGCTGA
- the pheA gene encoding prephenate dehydratase, with the protein MLPDTDHTPARRTYSYLGPAGTFTEAALAQVPEARDQIWRPVRNVGEALADVVEGRSDAAMIAIENSVDGGVSTAQDALATVPGLRIVGEYLVPVNFVLVARPGATLSDVSLVAAHPVAYGQCLKWLSEHVPAHAHLPAESNVASALGVLDGTSAADAAIAAPGIVAHHDVAVLAENIGDNPNAVTRFVLVSRTVAPAPPTGADKTSLIVELPEDHPGALLELLEQFATRGINLSLLASRPIGDALGRYRFVIDADGHVLDERMADALLGLRRFSPKVIFLGSYARADRAIVRYPQRYSDDVFVEARDWLRGLLSGEPEA; encoded by the coding sequence GTGCTGCCCGACACAGATCACACCCCCGCCCGCCGTACCTACAGCTACCTCGGCCCGGCCGGAACCTTCACCGAGGCCGCACTCGCCCAGGTCCCGGAGGCGCGCGATCAGATCTGGCGACCCGTCCGCAACGTCGGGGAAGCGCTGGCCGATGTCGTCGAAGGACGATCGGATGCCGCGATGATCGCGATCGAGAACTCGGTCGACGGGGGCGTCTCCACCGCGCAGGACGCGCTGGCCACGGTGCCGGGCCTGCGGATCGTCGGTGAGTACCTCGTGCCGGTGAACTTCGTGCTCGTGGCGCGTCCCGGCGCGACGCTGTCCGACGTCTCGCTCGTCGCCGCGCACCCCGTGGCGTACGGCCAGTGCCTGAAGTGGCTGAGCGAGCATGTTCCCGCCCACGCGCACCTGCCCGCGGAGAGCAACGTCGCGAGCGCGCTCGGCGTGCTCGACGGCACGAGCGCCGCCGATGCCGCGATCGCGGCGCCCGGCATCGTCGCCCACCACGATGTCGCGGTGCTCGCCGAGAACATCGGCGACAACCCCAACGCGGTGACCCGCTTCGTCCTGGTGAGCCGCACGGTGGCCCCGGCGCCGCCGACGGGGGCCGACAAGACGTCGCTCATCGTCGAGCTCCCCGAGGACCACCCGGGTGCCCTTCTCGAACTGCTCGAGCAGTTCGCCACCCGGGGCATCAACCTGAGCCTGCTGGCATCCCGTCCCATCGGCGACGCCCTCGGGCGCTACCGCTTCGTCATCGACGCCGACGGACACGTGCTCGACGAGCGCATGGCCGACGCGCTGCTGGGGCTGCGCCGCTTCAGCCCGAAGGTGATCTTCCTCGGCTCCTACGCCCGCGCCGACCGCGCGATCGTGCGCTACCCGCAGCGGTACAGCGACGACGTCTTCGTCGAGGCGCGCGACTGGCTGCGCGGCCTGCTGAGCGGCGAGCCCGAGGCCTGA
- a CDS encoding chitinase, with amino-acid sequence MSPVTAPARSRFAGRRLSFARIALTFVAALAVAAAGAAAAVVPVLTTPTVAPGSDRWFAGYYDVTLDSGEQLARSTVAEGPGGVVLAFVVAAGDADCTPTWGKAYSLDDAASRFQLDRRVERLRREGRPLAVSFGGAINTELAAACSTVDSLVQAYRLVLDRYGIDVIDLDIEGDALRDTAATARRAAAVAQLQRERAEAGQPLDVWLTLPVAPNGLTDDGLGQVASLLDAGVSLAGVNAMTMNFNADDRSVSLADLSIGALRATAAQLETAWNDRDLALPAGGAWSLLGATPMIGQNDVEHEVFSLDDAHALAAFADQVGLERVSLWSVNRDRTCGTNYPHPHTVSVSCSGVEQAGETFSDVLGAGRDGTPSGRVAPDDDSPVIADDPEKSPFPVWSSQSFYSAGVFVVWHGSVYVSKWWNEDGAVPDDPTLDAAASAWTYVGPVLPGDQPYALPQLPAGTYPEWVAGDLYNQGDRVMYNGSGYEAKWWSRGQRPDRSVTDRDYSPWKLVTEP; translated from the coding sequence GTGAGCCCCGTGACGGCGCCCGCGCGCTCGCGGTTCGCGGGTCGTCGCCTGTCGTTCGCGCGGATCGCACTGACCTTCGTCGCCGCCCTCGCCGTCGCCGCCGCCGGGGCTGCAGCGGCCGTCGTGCCCGTCCTGACGACGCCGACCGTCGCCCCGGGCTCGGATCGGTGGTTCGCCGGCTACTACGACGTCACCCTCGACAGCGGGGAGCAGCTCGCGCGGAGCACGGTGGCGGAGGGACCGGGCGGTGTCGTCCTCGCCTTCGTCGTCGCGGCCGGAGACGCTGACTGCACACCGACCTGGGGCAAGGCGTACTCGCTCGACGACGCGGCATCCCGCTTCCAGCTCGACCGTCGCGTGGAGCGTCTGCGACGCGAGGGGCGGCCTCTCGCGGTGTCGTTCGGCGGGGCGATCAACACGGAGCTCGCGGCGGCCTGCTCCACGGTCGACTCTCTCGTCCAGGCCTACCGTCTCGTGCTCGACCGCTACGGAATCGACGTCATCGACCTCGACATCGAGGGCGACGCGCTCCGCGACACCGCGGCGACCGCCCGGCGCGCGGCCGCGGTCGCGCAGCTGCAGCGGGAACGCGCGGAGGCCGGGCAGCCGCTGGACGTCTGGCTCACGCTGCCCGTCGCCCCGAACGGGCTGACCGACGACGGGCTCGGGCAGGTCGCCTCCCTGCTGGATGCCGGGGTGTCGCTCGCGGGAGTGAACGCGATGACGATGAACTTCAACGCCGACGACCGGTCGGTGTCACTGGCCGACCTGTCGATCGGCGCGCTGCGGGCGACCGCCGCGCAGCTCGAGACCGCGTGGAACGACCGGGATCTGGCGCTGCCTGCCGGAGGAGCATGGTCGCTGCTCGGCGCGACGCCAATGATCGGGCAGAACGACGTGGAGCACGAGGTGTTCAGCCTCGACGACGCGCACGCCCTCGCCGCCTTCGCCGACCAGGTCGGTCTGGAACGCGTGTCGCTGTGGTCGGTGAACCGCGACCGCACCTGCGGCACCAACTACCCGCACCCGCACACGGTCTCGGTGTCGTGCAGCGGTGTCGAACAGGCCGGGGAGACGTTCTCCGACGTGCTCGGCGCCGGGCGCGACGGCACACCCTCGGGGCGGGTCGCCCCCGACGACGACTCCCCCGTCATCGCGGACGACCCGGAGAAGAGCCCGTTCCCGGTCTGGTCGTCGCAGTCGTTCTATTCGGCGGGGGTCTTCGTCGTGTGGCACGGATCGGTCTACGTGTCGAAGTGGTGGAACGAGGACGGCGCCGTCCCGGATGATCCGACCCTGGATGCCGCGGCCTCGGCGTGGACCTACGTCGGTCCCGTGCTGCCCGGAGACCAGCCGTACGCGCTGCCCCAGCTCCCCGCGGGGACCTACCCCGAGTGGGTCGCCGGGGATCTCTACAACCAGGGCGACCGGGTCATGTACAACGGGAGCGGGTACGAGGCGAAGTGGTGGTCGAGGGGTCAGCGCCCGGACCGCTCGGTCACGGACCGGGACTACTCGCCGTGGAAGCTCGTGACGGAGCCCTGA
- a CDS encoding LLM class flavin-dependent oxidoreductase, whose amino-acid sequence MPSLSVLDLVPVRAGQTSAQAVASALDLVERADRLGYRRYWFAEHHNMPAVASTTPPVLIAAAAARTSRIRVGSGGVMLPNHSPLIVAEQFAALEAIAPDRIDLGIGRAPGSDPVITQLLNRSGTTSDVSRFPDHVTDIMALTSPEGATVRFTSGTEYQVKATPLASGMPQIWLLGSSDYSAQLAASFGLPYVFANHFAGEGLEHALRLYRDQFVPNESGEGPRTFVTANVVAAPTAEEAEERALPQLRMMARIRTGRPLTALETVEQAKADPFDAMAESMIASSRQKWFVGTGDDVQGQLAAFAAQYGVDEIMVSPVAGAYDGESLDASVGRAQTLELIASPAAVAA is encoded by the coding sequence ATGCCCTCCCTCTCTGTTCTCGACCTCGTCCCGGTTCGTGCGGGACAGACCAGCGCTCAAGCCGTGGCTTCGGCCCTCGACCTGGTGGAGCGCGCGGACCGGCTCGGCTACCGCCGGTACTGGTTCGCCGAGCATCACAACATGCCCGCCGTCGCGTCGACGACTCCCCCCGTGCTGATCGCCGCTGCCGCCGCCCGCACCTCGCGCATCCGCGTCGGGTCGGGCGGCGTCATGCTGCCGAACCACTCGCCGCTCATCGTCGCCGAGCAGTTCGCCGCACTCGAGGCGATCGCCCCCGACCGGATCGACCTCGGCATCGGCCGCGCCCCCGGCAGCGACCCGGTCATCACGCAGTTGCTCAACCGCTCGGGCACGACGAGCGACGTCTCACGCTTCCCCGACCATGTGACCGACATCATGGCTCTCACCTCCCCCGAGGGGGCGACGGTGCGTTTCACCTCGGGCACCGAGTATCAGGTGAAGGCCACGCCCTTGGCATCCGGGATGCCGCAGATCTGGCTGCTCGGTTCGAGCGACTACTCCGCGCAGCTCGCGGCTTCGTTCGGTCTGCCATATGTGTTCGCCAATCACTTCGCCGGCGAAGGGCTGGAGCACGCGCTCCGGCTGTACCGGGACCAGTTCGTCCCGAACGAGTCGGGCGAGGGTCCTCGGACCTTCGTCACGGCCAACGTCGTCGCCGCGCCCACCGCCGAAGAGGCCGAGGAGCGCGCGCTGCCGCAGCTGCGGATGATGGCGCGGATCCGCACCGGTCGCCCGCTGACCGCGCTCGAGACCGTGGAACAGGCGAAGGCCGACCCGTTCGACGCCATGGCCGAGTCGATGATCGCCTCGAGCCGCCAGAAGTGGTTCGTCGGCACGGGAGACGACGTGCAGGGTCAGCTCGCCGCCTTTGCCGCGCAGTACGGCGTCGACGAGATCATGGTGTCGCCCGTCGCGGGCGCGTACGACGGCGAGTCGCTCGACGCGTCCGTGGGGCGCGCGCAGACGCTCGAGCTGATCGCGTCGCCGGCGGCTGTCGCGGCCTGA
- a CDS encoding glycosyltransferase family 2 protein, whose product MSEKTAAVPVPRRQRGTDRDATPQPMTHARPSARRIARARLAVVLCASMWVLYCATVVVALSRGGALVDAAQLVTTVVFLISVTFLTLSACMHLLARSGALPRFAAHRRTRRIVLDEHFAEREPRLTALLPSRAEDPALVRMGLWSVALQEFPRIDVVLLLDDDPSPADDDARAGLEGCRRLTDDLAETLRPVFARVEAAAARVRDEAISPVEATEVAMREHAACAQWLRARAAEEPANTHVEVFFVEQILRRLADELDATATALLEAAEAGEPPLPVERARHLVERLVRIFGVRTRTFERRRYTNLSHTANKAMNLNAYLGLMGGRYRERVAVGGVALERVDEGHTDLEVPESDYVLTLDADSMLLPGYCLRLVHALEQPENAGVAVIQTPYSAYRGAPTRLERLAGATTDLQHIVHQGLTAFDATFWVGANAILRWDAIRQLRRESREDGIPIVRFISDRTAIEDTESSIDIAARGWSLLNYPERLSYSATPPDFGTLVIQRRRWADGGLLVLPKLHELAVRRRREGRPLRLAERLLRMNYLGSVSWVTLGLLAVLTLYPMDGQLVTVLLLLIAVPYFTEMASDLHALGYHRSDVAAIYGLNLLLLPVNLAGSAASLVQVLSGRRARFARTPKVSTRTRVPALYLIAPLVIAGIAAAVAVRSVFAQAWGTTVFAAFTALAIAWAIARLIGIRYTVSDLWFAWLDWIWVAPPAPAPTPDLARARWAAVLDDGPLESAGVAA is encoded by the coding sequence ATGTCAGAGAAGACCGCAGCCGTCCCCGTCCCTCGTCGCCAACGCGGAACGGATCGCGACGCGACCCCGCAGCCGATGACACATGCACGCCCCTCGGCGCGACGCATCGCGCGGGCCCGCCTCGCCGTGGTGCTGTGCGCGTCGATGTGGGTGCTCTACTGCGCGACCGTCGTCGTGGCGCTCTCGCGCGGCGGCGCACTGGTCGACGCCGCCCAGCTCGTGACGACGGTCGTCTTCCTGATCTCGGTCACCTTCCTCACGCTCTCGGCGTGCATGCACCTGCTCGCCCGCTCCGGCGCCCTGCCGCGCTTCGCCGCCCACCGGCGGACGCGCCGTATCGTGCTCGACGAGCACTTCGCGGAGCGCGAGCCGAGACTCACGGCGCTGCTGCCCTCGCGCGCCGAGGACCCAGCGCTCGTACGGATGGGACTATGGTCGGTGGCCCTGCAGGAGTTCCCGCGCATCGACGTCGTGCTTCTGCTCGACGACGATCCCTCCCCCGCGGACGACGACGCACGGGCGGGGCTGGAGGGATGCCGCCGACTCACCGACGACCTCGCGGAGACGCTCCGGCCCGTCTTCGCTCGTGTCGAAGCCGCTGCCGCACGGGTACGCGACGAGGCGATCAGCCCCGTCGAAGCGACCGAGGTGGCGATGCGCGAGCACGCCGCGTGCGCCCAGTGGCTGCGGGCGCGGGCGGCGGAGGAACCCGCGAACACGCACGTCGAGGTCTTCTTCGTCGAGCAGATCCTGCGCCGTCTGGCGGACGAACTGGATGCCACGGCCACCGCGCTCCTGGAGGCCGCCGAAGCCGGGGAGCCGCCGCTTCCCGTCGAGCGTGCGCGTCACCTCGTCGAACGACTGGTGCGCATCTTCGGCGTCCGGACCCGGACCTTCGAGCGGCGCCGCTACACGAACCTCTCGCACACGGCGAACAAGGCCATGAACCTCAACGCGTACCTCGGGCTGATGGGGGGTCGGTACCGCGAACGGGTCGCGGTCGGCGGTGTGGCGCTCGAGCGGGTCGACGAGGGACACACCGATCTCGAGGTTCCGGAGAGCGACTACGTCCTCACCCTGGATGCCGACTCGATGCTGCTGCCCGGGTATTGCCTGCGTCTGGTCCACGCCCTCGAACAGCCCGAGAACGCCGGCGTCGCCGTGATCCAGACGCCCTACTCGGCGTATCGCGGAGCACCGACGCGCCTGGAACGCCTGGCGGGCGCGACCACCGACCTGCAGCACATCGTGCACCAGGGCCTCACGGCCTTCGACGCCACCTTCTGGGTGGGGGCGAACGCGATCCTGCGGTGGGACGCCATCCGCCAGCTCCGACGGGAGAGCCGGGAAGACGGCATCCCGATCGTCCGATTCATCTCGGATCGCACCGCGATCGAGGACACCGAGTCGTCGATCGACATCGCCGCGCGGGGGTGGTCCCTGCTGAACTACCCCGAACGGCTGAGCTACAGCGCGACCCCGCCCGATTTCGGCACGCTGGTGATCCAGCGGCGGCGCTGGGCGGACGGCGGTCTGCTGGTGCTGCCGAAGCTGCACGAGCTGGCCGTCCGCCGTCGGCGCGAGGGGCGACCGCTTCGTCTCGCGGAACGGCTGCTGCGGATGAACTACCTCGGTTCGGTGTCGTGGGTGACCCTCGGCCTGCTCGCGGTGCTCACGCTGTACCCCATGGACGGACAGCTCGTCACGGTGCTGCTCCTGCTCATCGCGGTGCCCTACTTCACCGAGATGGCCTCGGACCTGCACGCGCTGGGATACCACCGGAGCGATGTCGCCGCGATCTACGGGCTGAACCTGCTCCTGCTGCCGGTGAACCTCGCGGGGAGCGCCGCGTCGCTCGTCCAGGTGCTGAGCGGTCGACGAGCCCGCTTCGCCCGCACGCCGAAGGTGTCGACGAGGACCCGCGTGCCCGCCCTGTATCTGATCGCTCCGCTCGTGATCGCGGGGATCGCCGCCGCGGTGGCCGTGCGCTCGGTGTTCGCCCAGGCCTGGGGGACGACGGTGTTCGCCGCCTTCACCGCGCTCGCGATCGCGTGGGCGATCGCGCGGCTGATCGGCATCCGGTACACGGTGTCGGACCTGTGGTTCGCGTGGCTCGATTGGATCTGGGTCGCCCCGCCCGCGCCCGCGCCGACGCCCGACCTCGCCCGCGCGCGCTGGGCGGCCGTGCTCGACGACGGTCCACTGGAGTCGGCGGGGGTCGCCGCGTGA